In Helianthus annuus cultivar XRQ/B chromosome 8, HanXRQr2.0-SUNRISE, whole genome shotgun sequence, a single genomic region encodes these proteins:
- the LOC110873443 gene encoding F-box/LRR-repeat protein 12 isoform X1, which translates to MGVVSRKQRSCITNLPDDYLYLIFEKLDSNLDRESFGLTCHRFLNIHDSSCKVLDLQHLSWLKNSSRGYIEVHSCMIHRLLNRFRQLESLSLTGCKDVTDSGLVLLQKYGLQLRSIDLDSCARITNVGFSSIASGCPSLSVINLSSSSIGDSGLEILTKSCNSLKKVSLGWCENITDSGIQSLIQNCRQLTELRITGCSKINGIGFKGCSSTLASLEANCCMLATDLTEVLSGGGLEYLNIAFNYHIMEYGLAAIGSGVAANLKTLNLSGCSFVTDYVIIRISKGCPFLQEWNLASCKNITISGWESIGLYCQSLERIHVNGCLKLCGRGLLALGNGCKQLSVIYINFCPLITPSVIQFFRMQREDVEIKDPPTSLLKFVPGGWTFETLSL; encoded by the coding sequence ATGGGTGTAGTTTCTAGAAAACAACGCTCATGTATTACAAACCTTCCAGATGATTATTTGTATCTGATCTTCGAAAAACTAGACTCTAATCTTGATCGGGAATCTTTCGGCCTAACTTGTCATCGTTTTCTTAATATTCATGATTCAAGTTGTAAGGTTTTGGACCTACAACACTTAAGTTGGTTAAAAAACTCCAGTAGGGGCTACATTGAAGTCCATTCCTGTATGATTCATAGATTGCTTAACCGTTTTAGGCAATTAGAGTCATTGTCCCTAACTGGGTGTAAGGATGTCACTGATTCGGGTTTAGTTCTATTGCAAAAATATGGCCTTCAATTGCGTTCTATTGATCTTGATTCTTGTGCTCGAATCACCAATGTAGGATTTTCTTCTATTGCCTCTGGCTGTCCATCTTTGTCGGTAATTAATCTTTCTTCTAGTTCTATTGGAGACAGTGGATTAGAAATCTTAACAAAatcatgtaactctttgaaaaaAGTGAGTCTTGGTTGGTGTGAGAACATAACTGACTCTGGTATTCAGTCTCTAATCCAGAATTGTCGTCAACTTACAGAACTCCGAATAACAGGCTGTTCCAAAATTAATGGTATAGGCTTTAAAGGGTGTTCTTCCACCTTGGCTTCTTTGGAAGCCAATTGTTGTATGCTTGCTACGGATTTGACTGAAGTTTTGAGTGGAGGGGGGCTCGAATATCTAAATATTGCTTTTAATTATCACATAATGGAATATGGACTTGCGGCCATCGGTTCAGGAGTTGCTGCAAATCTTAAAACCCTTAACTTGTCGGGGTGTAGTTTTGTTACGGATTATGTTATCATACGAATCTCAAAAGGATGTCCGTTTCTACAAGAATGGAACTTGGCATCTTGTAAAAATATTACCATCTCTGGTTGGGAATCGATTGGATTGTATTGTCAAAGTTTGGAGAGAATCCATGTAAACGGTTGTTTGAAGCTCTGTGGTCGAGGATTACTAGCTCTCGGTAATGGCTGTAAACAGCTATCTGTGATATACATAAATTTCTGCCCGCTAATCACTCCATCTGTGATCCAATTCTTTAGGATGCAAAGAGAAGATGTTGAGATCAAAGATCCGCCAACTTCTTTGTTGAAATTTGTCCCGGGCGGTTGGACATTTGAAACACTCAGCCTGTAG
- the LOC110873443 gene encoding F-box/LRR-repeat protein 12 isoform X2: MGVVSRKQRSCITNLPDDYLYLIFEKLDSNLDRESFGLTCHRFLNIHDSSCKVLDLQHLSWLKNSSRGYIEVHSCMIHRLLNRFRQLESLSLTGCKDVTDSGLVLLQKYGLQLRSIDLDSCARITNVGFSSIASGCPSLSVINLSSSSIGDSGLEILTKSCNSLKKVSLGWCENITDSGIQSLIQNCRQLTELRITGCSKINGIGFKGCSSTLASLEANCCMLATDLTEVLSGGGLEYLNIAFNYHIMEYGLAAIGSGVAANLKTLNLSGCSFVTDYVIIRISKGCPFLQEWNLASCKNITISGWESIGLYCQSLERIHVNGCLKLCGRGLLALGCKEKMLRSKIRQLLC; this comes from the exons ATGGGTGTAGTTTCTAGAAAACAACGCTCATGTATTACAAACCTTCCAGATGATTATTTGTATCTGATCTTCGAAAAACTAGACTCTAATCTTGATCGGGAATCTTTCGGCCTAACTTGTCATCGTTTTCTTAATATTCATGATTCAAGTTGTAAGGTTTTGGACCTACAACACTTAAGTTGGTTAAAAAACTCCAGTAGGGGCTACATTGAAGTCCATTCCTGTATGATTCATAGATTGCTTAACCGTTTTAGGCAATTAGAGTCATTGTCCCTAACTGGGTGTAAGGATGTCACTGATTCGGGTTTAGTTCTATTGCAAAAATATGGCCTTCAATTGCGTTCTATTGATCTTGATTCTTGTGCTCGAATCACCAATGTAGGATTTTCTTCTATTGCCTCTGGCTGTCCATCTTTGTCGGTAATTAATCTTTCTTCTAGTTCTATTGGAGACAGTGGATTAGAAATCTTAACAAAatcatgtaactctttgaaaaaAGTGAGTCTTGGTTGGTGTGAGAACATAACTGACTCTGGTATTCAGTCTCTAATCCAGAATTGTCGTCAACTTACAGAACTCCGAATAACAGGCTGTTCCAAAATTAATGGTATAGGCTTTAAAGGGTGTTCTTCCACCTTGGCTTCTTTGGAAGCCAATTGTTGTATGCTTGCTACGGATTTGACTGAAGTTTTGAGTGGAGGGGGGCTCGAATATCTAAATATTGCTTTTAATTATCACATAATGGAATATGGACTTGCGGCCATCGGTTCAGGAGTTGCTGCAAATCTTAAAACCCTTAACTTGTCGGGGTGTAGTTTTGTTACGGATTATGTTATCATACGAATCTCAAAAGGATGTCCGTTTCTACAAGAATGGAACTTGGCATCTTGTAAAAATATTACCATCTCTGGTTGGGAATCGATTGGATTGTATTGTCAAAGTTTGGAGAGAATCCATGTAAACGGTTGTTTGAAGCTCTGTGGTCGAGGATTACTAGCTCTCG GATGCAAAGAGAAGATGTTGAGATCAAAGATCCGCCAACTTCTTTGTTGA